In the genome of Deltaproteobacteria bacterium, the window CGCGAACGACAACTCCCCGGAGCAGGTGGTGCTCTCCGGCCTCGGGGACGCTGTCCGCGCCGCCGAGCGCCGCCTCGCCGACGGCGCCGGCAGCGCCGTGCTGCGGCTCGTACCGCTCGACGTGAGCGCGCCGTTCCACTCGCCCCTGATGGCGCCGATCGAGCCGGCCTTCGCCGCGGTGCTCGAGCCCGCAAGCGCGCGGTGGAACGCCGCCCACGCGACGCTCGTCACCTCGAACCTGACCGGGGGGTTCCACGATGCGGACGTGAGAGCCCTTCGCAGCCGACTCGTCCACCAGATCAGCGGCACCGTTCGCTGGCGCAGCAACATGCACGTCCTCACCGAACGACCGACGCGCGTCATCGAGATCGGGCCGGGGCGTCCGCTGCGGGGATTCTTCAAGGCGATCGGCGTCTCGGTCGAGTCGATCACGGACGTCCGCTCTGCCGAGCGCGTGATCGCCGTGCAGGGCAGGGCAGCATGAGCGCGAGCGAAGGATATCGATGAGCGCGAGCGAAGGATATCGATGACCTTCCCCTCGCACTACTGGGCCGTGATCCTGGGCGGGTCGAGCGGCTTCGGACTCGCCAGCGCCCAGAAGCTCGCCGAGCACGGCATGAACTGCTTCCTCGTGCATCGGGACCGGCGCGGCGCGATGGCTCGCATCGAGCCCGAGTTCGAGCAGATCCGGCGCCAGGGCGTCTCGCTGGTGACCATGAACGTCGACGCCCTCGATCCGGCGGCGCGCGAGGAGTGCCTCGCCCGCCTCGCCCACGCCCTCGGCGCCGGCGGGCGGGTCCGAGTCCTCCTCCACTCGATCGCCTTCGGAAATCTGAAGCTGCTGCTCCCCGAACGGGCGCCCGAGCGGCCTGCCATCGGTGAGCTCGCGCGGGCCCTCGGTATCGACGCGGCGCCGCTTGCGGCCGCAGCGAACCGCCTCTTCGGCGAGGGCTTCGCCGCGCTCGCTCCGCTCGCCGATCCGCCCGCCTACCCCTCGGGCGCCTTCCTCGACGAGGAGGATTTCGCGCGCACGA includes:
- a CDS encoding acyltransferase domain-containing protein, with product MSARRFGGHSLGEYTALVAAGVIPLGDAVRIVRERGRLMQEAVPAGLGRMVAVIGERLDGEMIARVLEGLAVTVANDNSPEQVVLSGLGDAVRAAERRLADGAGSAVLRLVPLDVSAPFHSPLMAPIEPAFAAVLEPASARWNAAHATLVTSNLTGGFHDADVRALRSRLVHQISGTVRWRSNMHVLTERPTRVIEIGPGRPLRGFFKAIGVSVESITDVRSAERVIAVQGRAA
- a CDS encoding SDR family oxidoreductase; this translates as MTFPSHYWAVILGGSSGFGLASAQKLAEHGMNCFLVHRDRRGAMARIEPEFEQIRRQGVSLVTMNVDALDPAAREECLARLAHALGAGGRVRVLLHSIAFGNLKLLLPERAPERPAIGELARALGIDAAPLAAAANRLFGEGFAALAPLADPPAYPSGAFLDEEDFARTIHAMGTSLLTWARALLDRQLFADDARVFGLTSEGNTVAWRGYAAVAAAKVALESISRAMAVEFAPYGVRSNIIQAGVTDTPALRAIPGHEHLAGQARLRNPFRRLTTPRDVANVIYLLSTDEAAWINGALVRVDGGEHVAGAVS